A DNA window from Leptolyngbya sp. SIO1E4 contains the following coding sequences:
- a CDS encoding IS6 family transposase, protein MLYCRLRFKRSYRDVAELFWLQGLHFTHETVRDWSERFPAELAEHIRIKRQRTFGRTWYVDETYVRIQGKWCYLYRGIDEYGNLLDVRLSEHRDMEAAKAVFEQVAELMPEPPERIVTDGHTSYPRAISEVLGESVEHRVFKSVHNPVEQSHRKLKQRYYPTMGFSNVETAGYFCEAVEELNQFLRVRRRFRPGWANSEA, encoded by the coding sequence GTGCTTTACTGTCGCCTACGCTTCAAGCGGAGCTATCGGGATGTGGCTGAACTCTTTTGGTTGCAGGGCTTGCACTTCACTCACGAAACCGTGCGTGATTGGAGTGAACGGTTTCCCGCTGAGTTGGCTGAGCACATTCGGATCAAACGGCAGCGAACCTTTGGTCGCACCTGGTATGTCGATGAAACTTATGTGAGAATCCAAGGCAAGTGGTGCTACCTCTACCGAGGCATCGATGAATATGGCAACCTGCTGGACGTCCGGCTGAGTGAACACCGCGATATGGAGGCGGCGAAAGCTGTTTTCGAGCAAGTCGCAGAATTGATGCCAGAGCCGCCAGAGCGCATCGTCACCGATGGCCACACCAGCTACCCTCGTGCGATCTCTGAGGTGTTAGGGGAATCGGTTGAGCACCGGGTCTTTAAATCCGTTCATAATCCAGTGGAACAAAGCCATCGGAAGTTAAAGCAGCGGTACTACCCGACCATGGGCTTTAGCAACGTCGAGACGGCGGGCTATTTCTGCGAAGCGGTGGAGGAGCTGAATCAATTTTTGCGCGTGCGTCGGAGATTCAGGCCCGGATGGGCGAACTCAGAGGCATGA
- a CDS encoding VCBS repeat-containing protein: MSNTSSSSNQPITLPQSGGAVRGIGETFQANAFSGTGNFTIPIPSSPGRAGFEPQLSLQYSTGNGNSLFGLGWQLSIPRVTRKTEKGLPRYDDDDVFVMSGAEDLVPVLQEVQDPENVSNTNWVKLELIERNGYQIIRYRPRTEGLFARIEKWAKGDDTHWRAIAKDNVTSIYGLSQQACIVNPENPTQIYEWLLEETFDAKGNHIFYEYAQEGPDLQISGIDEQHRSYQSQRYIRRILYGNIPAGLDTGLLVGPERTRPEPVNPENSVTRHYCFEVLFDYGDLEDLNPQPNQLSLEDWQSSYMQSSSNTLTTFAAPDSIRADRFSSYRSGFEIRTLRRCERVLMIHHFQELGGARLVKSMDFGYQPNLDTQISFLENVTVRGYRWDETGKLFISDMPSIALKYSKFEPQTQRYASIAATGNDLPPLSLGDSNVALVDLDGNGLPDMLHTLPTGFRYWRNLGSGKLDRPRTMTQVPAGITLSQPGVSFADMGGDGRADLLVLSGPSRGFYETTPEATWESFKHIHDLPSFDLSDPAIRLVDLTGDGLSDVLMAREQYFVWFQCLGEVGYGDPQFVPKSPEQTGLYFNDPAGRLRLADMTGDGLNDIVLVHNGRIDYWPNLGYGQFGSRITMANAPQLEQNFDPARLFLVDLDGTGCADLVYVDFNQVHFWFNQCGNGWSPQRTIQGTPITTNAATVQFADFYGLGTSTLVWSYDYGQFPGSNYKVLDLCGGIKPHLLVEMDNNLGATTRVQYGSSSRHYLDDEAKGEPWATKLPFPVQVVDKVETIDHISQTKLVTTYSYHHGYFDGREREFRGFGRVDQLDTEEFETFRAPGLHGEADFTNKTEAYHVLPVLTKTWFYTGAYLTEKALMDRYQGEYGKQVGGKVLPQLDPAAFDLGDHAFEWLDSASDISFEQYHEAHRSLRGSVLRQEVYSLDKVEKAFLPYTVTESRYRVRALQPPQEEAHGVYFTTPSQSMAYHYERNLADPRITHEMTLEVDAFGNVLKSATIAYPRRNPATGEHPGEQRKTLVTYTENRVTNKVNEQHWYRVGVPIETQIFELTGIAPAEGEPFQIADFYRIENESAVGYGTTPILNYEASPNETIPQRRRVEWVKTFYRQDAEAANLDAIRLPLGEVESLALPCESLKLAFTAGLLDQIYGDRLPQTERTTLLQDKGKYVEAEGHWWVPSGKQKFDTQLFYLPTASQDPFGNESNLKYDPYGLAVVATQDALGNVTKAAIDYRVLQPYLMRDPNWNYSEVAFDALGLVVATAIMGQAGSNENDDLQGLSTDMDVPALRAQSQADSLAGLQPDLPLEHRRAHLTNPLGGTADDNSQVTPQNIIGDATTRLVYDLHRYRDLQEPVVVYTLARENHAVETTRPQKIQHQLLYSDGFGREAQTKIQAESGPVPMRDDAGRIQVGSDGTVQLTDDNVEPRWVGTGWTIYNNKGKPVQQFEPFFTDTHRYEADVRIGVSPTLFYDPLERVVCTLHPNHTYEKVVFDPWQQTTWDVNDTVLLNPMTDGDVAGFFDQWPGAESFTPWYQRRSNGALGAPERDAATKTEAHAETPTVTYLDTLGRVFLTFANNGKDSRGDDILYETRVALDIEGNDLSITDPRSIQAFTHWFDIAGRKLSIDSQDTGLKRIFLAVDDQPIQTWDANDHTTEMTYDGLRRPVETRVTSPIRDEQGNITGTRTTLTQVMVYGETLGSNAPATNHRGQVYATLDSAGLALNLRYDFKGNLQQSARRLVNAYKEQPGWQGFDATQPMATALASLDTLLESETFYASSQFDALNRVTQSTAPDHDRVDWVDLSLPTLQQGSVYHLTYNEANLLEQVGVDLRPQPGETAGQRQTFVENINYNARGQRTRIDYGNGVTTTYDYADDTFRLQRLQTHRNSTEPLQDLYYTYDPVGNITQIEDRVFETVFNHRERINPINKYTYNPLYRLIKASGREHEQMGPCHYNKGDQKNTEIFELTQQPVENGQALRNYVETYAYDQSGNITQITHRARGDRSWIRNQTYSADSNHLSTSDARCTGENNFTYPHDANGNITRMPHLQALQWDYANRLVATTNNGNGGASVTAFYVYDAGGQRIRKVVEKGGEKIEERIYLGGFEIHRSYDSDGNVTLERQSLHVMDDQKRIALVETRTQGRGDGDESRIRYQLDNHLGSSLLEVNEDAEVISYEEYYPYGGTAYLTGKNVAEVKRKRYRYSGKERDDETGLYYYGARYYAPWLGRWMSCDPIGSADSVNLYQFLKENPLRFKDYHGFQSQETQSQEAQTNQSEGTNAILNYLQRIVNQIPQDQWQPGDVDPDNPSKTMTKGKIGERAHIDLEMELTTGKTANSKVEIQRIIPELIVNEKGIIDSWGKAPATAQDGWRTIDVGILKEGFIREDIIGKKASDVLEVTLDYKTFKAKMRRVKHMEKLIGVPYVKLKKGGNLSLDVSKALSRPSGKLLKSTLPKVLGKAGDVLGVLQDTPAATGNDSLDVFDPHYFERLDDETEYFSRVLRGLPVENSPWTPMDKPNAIADLFTAARQIDKKYEIGKTAITWWGDKAADLVYGE, translated from the coding sequence ATGAGTAACACCTCAAGTAGTTCCAATCAGCCAATTACTCTGCCTCAAAGTGGTGGGGCAGTTCGAGGGATTGGAGAAACGTTCCAAGCGAATGCCTTTTCCGGTACAGGAAACTTCACCATCCCCATCCCCTCCTCACCGGGGCGGGCAGGTTTCGAACCACAGCTATCTCTGCAATACAGCACAGGTAACGGCAACAGCCTCTTTGGGTTGGGCTGGCAATTATCGATTCCACGGGTGACGCGCAAAACTGAGAAAGGCTTACCCCGATATGACGATGACGATGTGTTTGTGATGTCAGGGGCAGAAGATTTAGTGCCAGTCTTGCAGGAAGTCCAAGATCCTGAAAATGTATCGAACACAAATTGGGTAAAACTGGAGCTGATCGAACGAAACGGTTACCAAATCATACGGTATCGCCCTCGAACCGAGGGATTATTTGCTCGCATCGAAAAATGGGCTAAAGGAGATGATACTCACTGGCGGGCGATAGCCAAGGATAACGTCACCAGTATCTATGGGCTGAGTCAGCAGGCTTGCATCGTAAATCCTGAGAACCCTACCCAGATTTATGAGTGGCTCCTAGAGGAGACGTTTGATGCAAAAGGCAATCATATTTTCTACGAATACGCCCAGGAAGGCCCAGATCTTCAGATAAGCGGAATTGATGAACAGCACCGAAGCTACCAGAGTCAGCGATATATTCGGCGCATCTTGTATGGAAATATTCCGGCTGGTTTGGATACAGGATTACTGGTAGGGCCAGAGAGAACAAGACCTGAACCCGTAAACCCCGAAAATTCAGTTACTCGTCACTATTGCTTTGAAGTTCTGTTTGACTATGGTGACCTAGAGGATTTGAATCCTCAGCCCAATCAATTGTCTTTAGAGGACTGGCAATCGTCTTACATGCAATCCTCGTCAAATACCCTGACTACATTTGCTGCCCCTGACTCTATCCGGGCAGACCGCTTTTCCAGCTACCGCTCTGGTTTTGAAATTCGGACATTGCGGCGCTGTGAGCGGGTGTTGATGATTCATCACTTTCAGGAGTTAGGTGGAGCAAGGCTGGTGAAGTCGATGGACTTCGGCTACCAGCCCAACCTGGATACCCAGATTTCATTTCTAGAGAATGTCACTGTGCGGGGCTACCGCTGGGATGAGACTGGCAAGCTGTTTATCAGCGACATGCCCTCGATCGCCCTGAAATATTCCAAATTTGAGCCTCAAACGCAGCGGTATGCATCGATCGCTGCCACAGGAAATGACTTACCGCCCCTTTCTCTCGGTGATAGCAATGTTGCGCTGGTCGATCTGGATGGTAACGGCTTGCCTGATATGCTCCACACCCTACCCACGGGATTTCGCTATTGGAGGAACCTGGGTAGTGGCAAACTCGACCGGCCCCGAACGATGACTCAAGTTCCGGCTGGTATAACGCTTTCACAGCCGGGTGTCAGTTTTGCCGACATGGGGGGCGATGGTCGGGCAGATTTGCTGGTGCTTAGCGGACCCAGTCGCGGATTTTATGAAACGACTCCCGAGGCCACTTGGGAAAGTTTCAAACACATTCACGATCTGCCTAGCTTTGATCTTTCTGATCCAGCCATTCGGCTAGTAGACCTCACCGGGGATGGGCTATCCGATGTGTTGATGGCGCGGGAGCAGTACTTCGTCTGGTTCCAGTGCTTAGGAGAAGTGGGTTACGGTGATCCTCAGTTTGTGCCAAAGTCACCTGAACAAACAGGCCTTTATTTCAATGACCCGGCTGGTCGGCTCCGACTGGCGGATATGACCGGGGATGGCTTGAATGACATCGTCCTGGTTCACAACGGGCGCATCGACTACTGGCCCAATTTGGGATACGGCCAGTTTGGATCACGCATCACGATGGCGAACGCGCCTCAACTGGAACAAAACTTTGACCCAGCTCGCTTGTTTTTAGTGGATCTCGATGGGACGGGCTGTGCCGATTTGGTCTACGTCGATTTCAATCAGGTGCATTTCTGGTTTAACCAATGCGGTAACGGCTGGAGCCCACAACGGACGATTCAGGGCACCCCAATCACCACCAATGCGGCAACAGTGCAGTTTGCTGACTTTTACGGGTTGGGGACTTCAACCCTGGTGTGGAGTTACGACTATGGCCAGTTCCCCGGCAGTAATTACAAGGTGCTGGATTTGTGCGGCGGCATTAAGCCCCACCTGCTGGTGGAGATGGACAATAACCTGGGGGCTACAACTCGGGTGCAGTATGGCTCGTCTTCTCGGCACTATCTGGATGACGAAGCGAAGGGGGAACCCTGGGCGACGAAGCTACCTTTCCCGGTGCAAGTGGTGGATAAGGTCGAAACTATCGACCACATCAGCCAGACAAAACTGGTCACCACCTACAGTTACCACCACGGTTATTTCGACGGGCGAGAGCGAGAATTTCGTGGCTTTGGACGAGTCGATCAGTTGGATACGGAGGAGTTTGAGACGTTCCGTGCGCCAGGGCTGCATGGGGAAGCTGACTTTACCAACAAAACAGAGGCCTACCATGTGCTGCCCGTACTAACGAAAACCTGGTTTTACACTGGGGCATATCTAACGGAAAAAGCCCTGATGGATCGCTACCAGGGAGAGTACGGCAAGCAGGTTGGCGGCAAGGTCTTACCTCAGCTTGACCCTGCTGCATTTGACCTGGGCGATCATGCCTTTGAATGGTTGGACTCAGCGTCTGATATCTCGTTTGAGCAATATCATGAAGCCCACCGATCGCTGCGAGGTTCGGTGCTACGGCAAGAGGTTTACAGCCTGGACAAGGTGGAAAAAGCGTTTTTGCCCTACACGGTGACGGAGAGTCGGTATCGGGTTAGGGCGCTGCAACCGCCTCAGGAGGAAGCCCACGGGGTTTACTTCACAACGCCATCACAGTCCATGGCCTACCACTATGAGCGAAATCTGGCTGACCCTCGCATTACCCACGAGATGACCCTGGAGGTGGATGCCTTTGGCAATGTGCTGAAGTCTGCCACCATTGCCTACCCACGACGCAATCCAGCCACAGGGGAACACCCTGGAGAACAACGCAAAACGCTGGTGACCTATACGGAGAATCGAGTCACCAATAAAGTCAATGAGCAGCACTGGTATCGGGTTGGTGTACCCATAGAAACTCAGATTTTTGAGTTAACGGGCATTGCTCCGGCTGAAGGAGAGCCGTTTCAGATTGCGGATTTCTATCGCATTGAGAATGAATCAGCTGTCGGGTACGGTACTACCCCAATCCTCAACTATGAAGCCTCCCCCAATGAAACAATCCCTCAACGTCGGCGGGTTGAATGGGTGAAAACCTTCTATCGGCAGGATGCCGAGGCAGCTAACCTCGACGCAATCCGGTTGCCATTGGGAGAGGTGGAGTCCTTGGCCCTGCCCTGTGAGAGTTTGAAGCTGGCTTTTACCGCAGGGTTATTGGACCAGATTTATGGAGATCGCCTCCCCCAAACAGAACGCACCACACTACTGCAGGACAAAGGAAAATACGTGGAAGCAGAGGGGCACTGGTGGGTTCCCTCCGGCAAGCAGAAATTTGATACCCAACTGTTCTACTTACCCACGGCCTCCCAAGATCCCTTTGGTAACGAATCGAATCTGAAGTACGACCCCTACGGATTGGCTGTCGTGGCGACGCAGGATGCTCTGGGAAATGTCACTAAAGCAGCGATCGATTATCGGGTGCTGCAGCCCTATTTAATGCGGGACCCCAACTGGAACTACAGCGAGGTCGCCTTTGACGCGTTGGGGCTGGTGGTGGCCACTGCGATTATGGGCCAGGCTGGCAGCAATGAAAATGACGACCTGCAGGGCTTGTCGACCGATATGGATGTGCCAGCATTGAGGGCTCAAAGTCAGGCGGACTCGCTGGCAGGACTGCAGCCTGATCTGCCTCTAGAACACCGGCGGGCTCACCTGACTAACCCGCTGGGGGGCACGGCTGATGACAACTCCCAGGTTACCCCGCAGAATATCATCGGTGACGCCACGACACGACTGGTCTATGACTTGCATCGCTATCGAGACTTGCAGGAGCCAGTGGTGGTCTATACCCTGGCGCGAGAAAACCATGCTGTAGAAACAACTCGCCCCCAGAAAATTCAGCATCAGCTGCTGTACTCCGATGGGTTTGGCCGAGAGGCACAGACTAAAATTCAGGCGGAATCAGGGCCGGTGCCGATGCGGGATGATGCAGGTCGAATTCAGGTTGGCAGTGACGGCACTGTGCAGTTGACCGATGACAATGTGGAACCGCGCTGGGTCGGCACCGGTTGGACGATTTACAACAACAAGGGTAAGCCGGTTCAGCAGTTTGAGCCATTCTTTACCGATACCCACCGGTATGAAGCGGATGTCAGGATTGGGGTGAGCCCAACGCTGTTCTACGATCCGCTGGAGCGGGTGGTGTGTACGCTGCATCCCAACCACACCTATGAAAAGGTGGTGTTTGATCCTTGGCAGCAAACCACCTGGGATGTGAATGACACGGTGCTGCTCAACCCAATGACAGATGGGGATGTGGCAGGCTTCTTTGACCAGTGGCCGGGGGCAGAAAGCTTTACCCCCTGGTACCAGCGACGGAGCAACGGGGCTTTAGGCGCACCCGAACGAGATGCAGCGACCAAAACAGAGGCTCATGCTGAGACCCCTACGGTGACCTATCTAGATACCCTAGGGCGAGTCTTTTTGACCTTTGCAAATAATGGTAAGGATAGTCGGGGTGACGACATTCTCTACGAAACCCGCGTGGCGTTGGATATTGAAGGCAATGACCTGAGCATTACCGACCCTCGCTCCATTCAAGCCTTTACTCACTGGTTTGACATTGCTGGACGCAAGCTCAGCATCGATAGTCAGGATACGGGGCTGAAGCGGATTTTCCTGGCGGTGGATGACCAGCCCATCCAAACCTGGGATGCTAACGACCACACTACTGAGATGACCTACGATGGACTGCGCCGCCCGGTCGAGACTCGGGTCACGTCTCCAATCCGCGATGAACAGGGCAACATCACCGGCACCCGTACAACCCTGACCCAGGTGATGGTGTATGGGGAGACCCTTGGCAGCAATGCCCCAGCGACGAACCATCGCGGTCAGGTCTACGCCACGCTGGATAGTGCAGGGTTGGCGCTAAATTTACGCTATGACTTTAAGGGCAATTTGCAGCAGAGTGCGCGACGGTTGGTAAACGCCTATAAGGAGCAACCCGGTTGGCAGGGCTTTGATGCCACCCAGCCTATGGCAACGGCTTTAGCCAGTCTGGATACTCTACTAGAGAGTGAAACTTTTTATGCGTCTAGCCAGTTTGATGCCCTGAATCGGGTGACTCAATCCACCGCGCCCGATCATGATCGGGTTGACTGGGTCGATCTGTCTCTACCGACGCTGCAACAGGGCAGTGTCTATCACCTCACCTACAACGAGGCCAATCTGTTAGAGCAGGTCGGGGTAGATCTGCGCCCCCAGCCTGGAGAAACGGCAGGGCAGAGACAAACTTTTGTAGAGAACATTAACTACAACGCCAGGGGACAGCGCACCCGCATTGACTATGGCAATGGCGTCACGACAACCTACGACTACGCTGACGATACGTTTCGGCTACAGCGGCTGCAGACCCACCGCAACAGCACAGAACCCTTGCAGGATTTGTACTACACCTACGACCCGGTGGGCAACATTACTCAAATTGAGGATCGGGTGTTTGAGACCGTTTTTAATCATCGAGAGCGCATCAACCCGATTAATAAATACACCTACAACCCGCTGTACCGGCTGATCAAAGCTTCGGGGCGGGAGCATGAGCAGATGGGGCCCTGTCACTACAATAAGGGCGATCAAAAGAATACGGAGATTTTTGAGTTGACCCAACAGCCCGTTGAAAATGGGCAGGCGCTGCGGAACTACGTTGAAACTTACGCCTACGATCAGTCGGGCAACATCACTCAGATAACCCATCGAGCCAGAGGTGACAGGAGCTGGATCCGCAATCAGACCTATTCAGCGGATAGCAATCACCTCAGCACCAGCGACGCCCGATGCACGGGGGAGAACAATTTCACCTACCCCCACGATGCCAATGGCAATATTACCCGTATGCCGCATTTGCAAGCGTTGCAGTGGGACTATGCCAATCGCCTGGTGGCAACCACCAATAACGGCAATGGTGGGGCCAGCGTTACGGCTTTTTATGTCTACGATGCGGGTGGTCAGCGCATTCGAAAAGTCGTTGAAAAGGGGGGAGAAAAAATTGAGGAGCGCATTTATTTAGGCGGCTTTGAAATCCACCGCAGTTATGACTCAGATGGCAATGTCACGTTGGAGCGGCAGTCGCTACATGTGATGGATGACCAGAAGCGGATTGCGTTAGTGGAAACGCGAACCCAGGGGCGTGGTGATGGTGATGAAAGTCGCATTCGCTATCAGTTGGATAATCACTTGGGCTCGTCACTGTTGGAAGTGAATGAGGATGCCGAGGTGATTAGTTATGAGGAGTATTACCCCTATGGGGGAACGGCGTATTTGACTGGAAAGAATGTTGCGGAGGTGAAGCGGAAGCGGTATCGCTATAGCGGCAAGGAACGGGATGATGAGACGGGATTGTATTACTACGGAGCGAGGTATTATGCGCCGTGGTTGGGGAGATGGATGAGTTGTGATCCAATAGGTTCAGCCGACTCTGTTAATTTATACCAATTTCTAAAAGAGAATCCTCTTCGATTCAAAGACTATCACGGTTTTCAAAGTCAAGAGACTCAGAGCCAAGAGGCTCAGACGAATCAGAGCGAAGGAACAAATGCAATCTTGAATTACCTTCAGAGGATAGTAAACCAAATTCCACAAGATCAGTGGCAACCTGGTGATGTAGATCCCGACAATCCTTCAAAAACCATGACAAAGGGAAAAATTGGAGAAAGAGCACATATTGACTTAGAAATGGAACTTACAACAGGTAAGACTGCAAACTCAAAGGTTGAAATTCAGAGAATTATTCCAGAATTAATTGTTAACGAGAAAGGCATTATTGATTCGTGGGGAAAAGCGCCAGCAACTGCGCAAGATGGGTGGAGAACAATTGATGTAGGAATCTTGAAGGAGGGATTTATTCGTGAAGATATTATCGGAAAGAAAGCCAGCGATGTTCTAGAAGTGACCCTCGACTATAAAACATTCAAAGCAAAAATGCGAAGGGTGAAACATATGGAGAAACTAATTGGAGTCCCTTATGTCAAATTAAAGAAAGGTGGAAACTTATCTCTAGACGTATCAAAGGCTTTAAGTAGACCTTCTGGAAAATTACTTAAATCTACACTTCCCAAAGTTTTAGGTAAGGCAGGAGATGTCCTTGGAGTTTTACAGGATACACCAGCAGCTACTGGAAACGATAGTTTAGATGTTTTTGACCCTCATTATTTTGAAAGATTAGATGATGAAACGGAATATTTCTCTAGAGTGCTCAGGGGTTTACCAGTAGAGAACTCCCCTTGGACTCCTATGGATAAGCCTAATGCCATAGCCGATCTTTTTACGGCTGCCAGGCAAATTGACAAAAAGTATGAAATTGGGAAAACTGCGATTACTTGGTGGGGAGATAAAGCTGCCGATTTAGTGTATGGAGAGTAA
- a CDS encoding PEP-CTERM sorting domain-containing protein → MLNRLSLVLLSAVGVAISTAAIDSSAAVAASLSPERYADSVISYEKGWSRNWGNSLYNNAETALGEANWNSEMVHGGELGAWKGDIGVSLGKGGALTLGFTDNYLTGSGNSDSDLWIFEIGRRPEDVLVEISIDGDTWYSAGVADKQDYAVDTGIGIDIDSLLSSHADLDSDSLFSFVRLTDNGTNGYGGGKSGADIDAVAALSSASKPEAADVPEPGMVGALGVVAFGTLLRRKQG, encoded by the coding sequence ATGCTTAATCGTCTATCTTTAGTTTTGCTCAGTGCTGTAGGAGTTGCGATTAGCACTGCTGCCATAGATTCATCAGCTGCGGTTGCGGCTTCTCTTAGTCCTGAAAGGTATGCCGATTCAGTCATTTCTTATGAGAAGGGATGGAGCAGAAATTGGGGCAATTCTCTTTATAACAATGCCGAAACAGCGCTTGGTGAAGCAAATTGGAATTCAGAAATGGTTCACGGAGGCGAACTAGGTGCCTGGAAAGGAGATATTGGGGTATCTCTGGGCAAAGGGGGAGCCTTGACATTAGGATTTACAGACAATTATTTAACTGGTAGCGGCAATTCAGATTCTGACTTGTGGATTTTTGAGATTGGCCGAAGACCAGAGGATGTTTTGGTTGAAATCAGTATTGATGGCGACACCTGGTACAGTGCAGGGGTTGCTGATAAGCAAGACTACGCTGTTGATACCGGTATTGGTATTGATATCGATTCTCTACTCAGTAGTCACGCAGATCTCGATAGCGATTCTCTATTTTCCTTCGTTCGTCTCACCGATAACGGAACGAATGGATATGGTGGAGGTAAGTCAGGTGCAGACATTGACGCAGTTGCAGCCTTATCGTCGGCTTCCAAGCCTGAGGCAGCTGATGTGCCTGAGCCGGGTATGGTAGGAGCGCTTGGAGTTGTGGCCTTTGGGACTTTACTGCGACGTAAGCAAGGTTAG